One region of Candidatus Cetobacterium colombiensis genomic DNA includes:
- a CDS encoding RsmE family RNA methyltransferase has product MISVIISKDNIANEIIEIVDKNDINHLKNAFRVKVGETIRAVDGEFEYICEILSVEKKIIEAKILEKNEDRFSSPVYIEAAIGILKNDKMDLTIQKLTEIGVSKITPLLTKRGVAKLTEKKDKWDLIVKEATKQCQAVKLVEIGEPQKLSNINFKDYDLALVPYECEEENSLKNILKKIENKPKRVLYIIGPEGGFEKEEIEFLKENGVTPVSLGKRILRAETASIIVGGILVNEF; this is encoded by the coding sequence ATGATAAGTGTTATAATATCTAAAGACAATATAGCAAATGAAATTATAGAAATAGTTGATAAAAATGATATTAATCATTTAAAAAATGCTTTTAGAGTAAAAGTTGGTGAAACTATAAGGGCTGTTGATGGTGAATTTGAGTATATTTGTGAAATACTATCTGTGGAAAAAAAAATAATTGAAGCAAAAATATTAGAAAAAAATGAGGATAGATTTTCTTCACCAGTATATATAGAAGCAGCTATTGGAATTTTGAAAAATGATAAAATGGATTTAACAATACAAAAACTTACAGAAATAGGAGTATCGAAAATAACGCCCCTTTTAACTAAGAGAGGTGTTGCTAAACTTACAGAAAAGAAAGATAAGTGGGATTTAATTGTAAAAGAAGCAACAAAGCAGTGTCAAGCTGTAAAGTTAGTAGAAATAGGTGAACCTCAAAAGCTTTCAAATATAAATTTTAAAGATTATGATTTAGCTTTAGTTCCATATGAGTGTGAAGAGGAAAATTCTTTAAAAAATATTTTGAAAAAAATAGAGAATAAACCTAAAAGGGTTTTATATATAATTGGTCCAGAGGGGGGATTTGAAAAAGAGGAGATAGAGTTCTTAAAAGAAAATGGAGTTACTCCAGTTTCTCTTGGTAAAAGAATATTAAGAGCTGAAACAGCCTCGATTATAGTAGGAGGAATATTAGTAAATGAATTTTAA
- the miaA gene encoding tRNA (adenosine(37)-N6)-dimethylallyltransferase MiaA, with amino-acid sequence MKGIVIAGPTGVGKTELSIKLAKALNADIISADSAQVYKGMDVGTAKVTEEEMNGVTHHMLDIVEPIKKYSVGDYQRTVDEILNKIEEKNVLLVGGTGLYIDSVVRGLSALPESDLIIREKLMKQDGEELFNILKEVDPESAEAIHPNNKRRVERAVEVFYQTGEKFSVLSKKNIKGNNFKFLKVALERDRTNLYDRINLRVDIMMENGLLEEVKFLYEKYGENLKKINIIGYSEIISYLNNEISLDEAIELIKKNSRNYAKRQFTWFKNDHDYIWYDLEKMSQDEIFSDILERFKTL; translated from the coding sequence TTGAAGGGGATAGTTATAGCAGGACCAACTGGAGTAGGAAAAACAGAGTTATCAATAAAATTGGCAAAAGCTTTAAATGCAGATATAATTTCTGCAGATTCAGCTCAAGTATATAAAGGTATGGATGTTGGAACAGCTAAAGTAACCGAAGAAGAAATGAATGGGGTTACTCATCATATGTTAGATATAGTAGAGCCTATAAAAAAGTATAGTGTTGGCGACTATCAAAGAACAGTTGATGAAATATTGAATAAAATAGAAGAAAAGAATGTTTTGTTAGTTGGCGGAACAGGCCTTTATATAGATTCAGTAGTTAGGGGATTATCCGCTCTTCCAGAGAGTGATTTAATTATTAGAGAAAAATTAATGAAACAAGATGGAGAAGAACTTTTTAATATATTAAAAGAGGTAGACCCAGAGAGCGCTGAAGCAATTCATCCAAATAATAAAAGAAGAGTTGAAAGAGCGGTAGAAGTTTTTTATCAAACAGGTGAAAAGTTTTCAGTATTATCTAAAAAAAATATAAAAGGTAATAACTTTAAATTTTTAAAAGTTGCACTAGAAAGAGATAGAACAAACTTATATGATAGAATAAATCTAAGGGTTGATATAATGATGGAAAATGGACTTTTAGAAGAGGTTAAATTTTTATATGAAAAATATGGGGAAAATTTAAAAAAAATAAATATAATTGGCTATTCTGAAATTATTTCTTATTTAAATAATGAAATAAGTTTAGATGAAGCTATTGAATTAATAAAGAAAAATTCTAGAAACTACGCGAAAAGACAATTTACATGGTTTAAAAATGACCATGACTATATTTGGTACGATTTAGAAAAAATGTCCCAAGATGAAATTTTTTCAGATATTTTAGAAAGATTTAAGACTTTATAA
- a CDS encoding STAS domain-containing protein: protein MTTNFEIIEKTVDDIRVIKVCGELDALVAPKLKERISKQIELDINKFVIDFSELVHINSLAMGILRGKLRVVRDLGGDIKLVGLNDHIKTIFEMIGLDELFDIYATEEEAIASFR, encoded by the coding sequence ATGACTACAAATTTTGAAATAATTGAGAAAACAGTGGATGATATAAGAGTAATTAAGGTATGTGGGGAATTAGATGCATTAGTAGCACCTAAATTAAAAGAAAGAATATCTAAGCAAATCGAACTTGATATAAATAAATTTGTTATAGACTTTTCAGAGCTAGTTCATATAAACAGTTTAGCAATGGGAATTTTAAGAGGAAAATTAAGAGTTGTAAGAGATTTAGGTGGAGATATAAAGTTAGTTGGATTAAATGATCATATAAAGACTATATTTGAAATGATTGGATTAGATGAATTATTTGATATTTATGCAACTGAAGAGGAAGCAATCGCTAGTTTTAGATAA
- the rny gene encoding ribonuclease Y, with protein sequence MNLILGVGLAIVGFAIIFSIMYKKSTIDKKIEELNNLEDEKLKAKIKAKEMLERAEKESLAKSKEIELKAKETVYQMKEEAEKEIKIAKNELLQKEGRLAKKEETLELKIEKVETRAVELEEVNQALENKKVEIEDLKKVQEETLEKISEMTKNEAKDMLISKLKDDLVHETALAIREYENKLEDEKDRISKRILSTAIGKASSEFVADATVSVVNLPNDEMKGRIIGREGRNIRTIEALTGVDIIIDDTPEAVVLSSFDGVKREVARRAIEKLINDGRIHPGKIEEVVNKSRKEIDKDIVEAGEQALLELGIPGMHMEIIKTLGKLKYRTSYGQNVLTHSIEVAKLAANLAAELGADTKLAKRAGLLHDVGKVLDHDIEASHAIIGGEFLKKFGEKPAVVNAVMAHHNEVEFESVEAILVQASDAISASRPGARRETLSTYLKRLEGLEEIATSFEGVESSYAIQAGREIRIIINPEVVSDDAATKMARDIAKRIEETMQYPGQIKVTILRETRAVEYAK encoded by the coding sequence ATGAACTTAATATTAGGAGTTGGATTAGCTATAGTTGGGTTTGCAATAATATTCAGTATTATGTATAAAAAATCTACTATAGATAAGAAAATAGAGGAGCTTAATAACTTAGAAGATGAAAAGTTAAAAGCAAAAATAAAAGCAAAAGAGATGTTAGAAAGAGCAGAAAAAGAATCTTTAGCTAAAAGTAAAGAGATTGAGTTAAAAGCAAAAGAAACAGTTTACCAAATGAAAGAGGAAGCAGAAAAAGAGATAAAAATTGCTAAAAATGAACTTTTACAAAAAGAAGGTAGACTGGCTAAAAAAGAGGAAACATTAGAGTTAAAAATAGAAAAGGTAGAAACTAGAGCAGTTGAATTAGAGGAAGTAAATCAAGCTTTAGAAAATAAAAAGGTAGAAATAGAAGATTTGAAAAAGGTTCAAGAAGAAACATTAGAAAAGATTTCTGAAATGACAAAAAATGAAGCTAAGGATATGCTTATTTCTAAGTTAAAAGATGATTTAGTACACGAAACAGCTTTAGCAATAAGAGAGTATGAGAATAAATTAGAAGATGAAAAAGATAGAATTTCAAAAAGAATTTTATCAACAGCAATTGGAAAAGCTTCGTCTGAATTTGTAGCAGATGCAACAGTTTCAGTTGTAAATCTACCAAACGATGAAATGAAGGGTAGAATAATTGGAAGAGAAGGAAGAAATATAAGAACAATTGAAGCTTTAACAGGTGTTGATATAATTATTGATGATACGCCAGAGGCTGTTGTTTTATCTAGTTTTGATGGAGTAAAAAGAGAAGTAGCTAGAAGAGCTATAGAAAAATTAATAAACGATGGAAGAATCCATCCAGGGAAAATTGAAGAAGTAGTAAATAAATCTAGAAAAGAAATAGATAAAGATATAGTGGAAGCTGGAGAGCAAGCATTATTAGAACTTGGAATTCCAGGAATGCATATGGAAATAATCAAAACTTTAGGAAAATTAAAGTATAGAACAAGTTATGGACAAAATGTATTAACTCACTCGATAGAGGTAGCAAAATTAGCAGCTAACTTAGCAGCAGAGTTAGGAGCAGATACAAAACTTGCTAAAAGAGCTGGACTTTTACACGACGTTGGAAAAGTTTTAGATCATGATATTGAAGCATCTCACGCTATAATAGGTGGAGAATTTTTAAAGAAATTTGGAGAGAAACCAGCTGTAGTAAATGCAGTTATGGCTCACCATAATGAAGTTGAATTTGAAAGTGTTGAAGCTATTCTAGTTCAAGCATCTGATGCAATATCAGCATCTAGACCTGGGGCAAGAAGAGAAACTTTATCAACATACTTAAAGAGACTTGAAGGATTAGAAGAGATTGCAACATCATTTGAGGGAGTTGAATCTTCTTATGCAATTCAAGCTGGAAGAGAAATAAGAATTATAATTAATCCAGAAGTTGTATCTGATGATGCTGCTACAAAAATGGCAAGAGATATAGCTAAGAGAATAGAAGAAACAATGCAGTATCCAGGTCAAATAAAAGTTACTATTTTAAGAGAAACAAGAGCTGTAGAGTACGCAAAATAA
- a CDS encoding ATP-binding protein, with amino-acid sequence MQNEIKLYVPSSLKNLSIIRAMTKTYLEHQKVEQKDIMKILSIVDELATNVIEHGYEYKSGDIIIELQKNNDVIHLVVEDNGVGFDESKISKDEGGMGLFLAKAMADNFKVEKKINGTKIKVEKKVKEEI; translated from the coding sequence ATGCAGAATGAAATAAAGCTGTATGTTCCATCCTCTTTAAAAAATCTTTCTATCATTAGAGCTATGACAAAAACATATTTAGAGCATCAAAAAGTTGAGCAAAAAGATATAATGAAAATTTTATCTATTGTTGATGAATTAGCTACAAATGTGATTGAACATGGCTATGAGTATAAATCTGGTGATATAATTATAGAACTTCAAAAAAATAATGATGTTATCCATTTAGTGGTTGAGGATAATGGTGTTGGATTTGATGAATCTAAAATTAGTAAAGATGAAGGTGGAATGGGACTTTTTTTAGCAAAAGCTATGGCAGATAATTTTAAAGTTGAGAAAAAAATCAATGGAACAAAAATAAAAGTTGAAAAGAAAGTTAAGGAGGAAATTTAA
- a CDS encoding RrF2 family transcriptional regulator, translating into MKISTKVRYGVKALVYIAEASQKGNLARIKEISESEDISVQYLEQILFKLKNENIIQGKRGPNGGYKLSMQPEDITLHELYKILDDEVKVIDCNENNKTKNCSCVDDECSTTCIWSKLDIAMTKILEDTTLAELIKNKDMI; encoded by the coding sequence ATGAAAATAAGTACAAAAGTTAGATATGGCGTAAAAGCATTAGTTTATATAGCAGAAGCGTCTCAAAAAGGAAACTTAGCTCGTATAAAAGAAATATCTGAATCAGAAGATATTTCTGTACAATATTTAGAACAAATTTTATTTAAATTAAAAAATGAAAATATAATTCAAGGAAAAAGGGGACCAAATGGAGGTTACAAACTTTCAATGCAGCCTGAAGATATAACATTACATGAACTTTACAAAATTTTAGATGATGAAGTTAAAGTTATTGATTGTAATGAAAATAATAAAACAAAAAATTGCTCATGTGTAGATGATGAATGTTCGACAACTTGTATATGGAGTAAATTGGATATAGCAATGACTAAAATTTTAGAGGATACAACTCTGGCAGAGTTAATAAAAAATAAGGATATGATATAG
- a CDS encoding DUF445 domain-containing protein: MLVKAILLIVIGSMIGWVTNYIAIKMLFKPYEEINLGFFKIQGLIPKRRHEIGLTLADTIQKELISMEDITKKLEKANLDVEMERVIDNILEKKLATEITTKFPMLAMFLNESALKKIKEAIKGSIMENKDQIISMLFETLEKNVDFKEIIVEKVDAFSLEELERITFSLAKKELKHIELIGAVLGGVIGIVQFIITVLV; the protein is encoded by the coding sequence ATGTTAGTAAAAGCGATACTTTTAATTGTTATTGGTTCAATGATTGGATGGGTTACAAACTATATTGCAATAAAAATGTTATTTAAGCCATATGAAGAAATAAATTTAGGTTTTTTTAAAATTCAAGGATTGATTCCTAAAAGAAGACATGAGATTGGTTTAACTTTAGCTGATACTATTCAAAAAGAATTAATTTCAATGGAAGATATAACAAAAAAATTAGAAAAAGCTAATTTAGATGTAGAAATGGAAAGAGTAATTGATAATATTTTAGAAAAAAAACTTGCAACAGAAATAACTACAAAGTTTCCTATGTTAGCTATGTTTTTAAATGAGTCAGCGTTAAAAAAGATAAAAGAAGCTATAAAAGGATCTATAATGGAAAATAAAGATCAAATAATTTCCATGTTATTTGAAACTTTAGAAAAAAATGTTGATTTTAAAGAAATTATAGTTGAAAAAGTAGATGCATTTTCTTTAGAAGAGCTAGAAAGAATAACGTTTTCTTTAGCTAAAAAAGAGTTGAAGCATATTGAATTGATTGGAGCAGTTTTAGGTGGAGTTATCGGTATTGTACAATTCATAATAACGGTACTAGTTTAA
- the ruvB gene encoding Holliday junction branch migration DNA helicase RuvB, translated as MNRIVSNEELEFEGEVQKSLRPKRLSEYIGQESLKEKMEIFIEAAKRRGGCIDHILLYGPPGLGKTTLAGVIATEMGVNLKITSGPILDKAGDLAAILTSLEENDILFIDEIHRLNTSVEEILYPAMEDGELDIIIGKGPSARSIRIELPPFTLIGATTRAGLLSSPLRDRFGVVHRMDYYKEDELEGIVKRGGALLGVKVEEEGAKEIALRSRGTPRIANRLLKRVRDYCEIRGNGVINLSSTVKALNILGVDKHGLDELDRDIIRSIIDNYGGGPVGVETLALMLGEDRRTIEEVYEPYLVKIGYIKRTSRGRMVTEKAYNHFEIKE; from the coding sequence ATGAATAGAATAGTTTCTAATGAAGAATTAGAGTTTGAAGGAGAGGTTCAGAAAAGTCTAAGACCCAAACGCCTATCAGAATATATCGGCCAAGAATCTCTAAAAGAAAAAATGGAAATTTTTATAGAAGCAGCAAAAAGAAGAGGAGGTTGTATAGATCACATTCTATTATATGGTCCTCCTGGATTAGGGAAAACAACTTTAGCTGGTGTAATCGCAACAGAAATGGGTGTTAACTTAAAAATAACTTCAGGTCCGATATTAGATAAAGCAGGCGATTTAGCAGCTATTTTAACATCTTTAGAAGAAAATGATATATTATTTATTGATGAAATTCACAGATTAAATACTTCAGTTGAGGAAATACTATATCCTGCAATGGAAGATGGTGAATTGGATATAATAATAGGAAAAGGCCCTTCGGCTAGATCTATAAGAATTGAATTACCACCGTTTACTTTAATAGGGGCAACTACTAGAGCAGGACTTTTAAGTTCGCCTTTAAGAGATAGATTTGGAGTAGTTCATAGAATGGATTACTACAAAGAAGATGAACTAGAAGGAATTGTGAAAAGAGGAGGAGCTCTTTTAGGAGTAAAAGTTGAAGAAGAGGGAGCAAAAGAAATAGCTCTTAGAAGTAGAGGAACTCCAAGAATAGCAAATAGACTTTTAAAAAGAGTTAGAGACTATTGTGAAATTAGAGGTAATGGAGTTATAAATTTAAGTAGTACTGTAAAGGCTTTAAACATTTTAGGTGTTGATAAACACGGTTTAGATGAATTAGATAGAGATATAATAAGATCTATAATTGATAACTATGGTGGTGGACCAGTTGGAGTAGAAACTTTAGCTCTTATGTTAGGTGAAGATAGAAGAACAATAGAGGAAGTTTATGAACCTTATTTAGTTAAAATTGGTTATATAAAAAGAACTAGTCGTGGTAGAATGGTTACAGAAAAAGCTTATAATCATTTTGAGATAAAGGAGTAA